The following proteins are co-located in the Triticum aestivum cultivar Chinese Spring chromosome 1A, IWGSC CS RefSeq v2.1, whole genome shotgun sequence genome:
- the LOC123189942 gene encoding uncharacterized protein, with product MEQSKIIDMLETYQYAGRLYHTFKEACSTRGLLRDDNEWYIAFDEAVVWGFGHRLRELFVTMLMHCSIRDEMGFFERYCVSMYDDIQHRLRHALGNPNYVVPPERLRNMLLNELVDIFLKHGSDIRSFNLPSRSSEGEQSDDNRLIREELSYDACALSKQSLVMFASLNEDQLVAYKTIVECVKAGKSGFFVSGYGGTGKTYLWSAICDFLRGERKIVLTVASSGIASLLLPGGRTAHSRFKIPILLEDNTQCDIKRGSKLYKLLMVSSLVIWDEALMTHRKCFEAVDRTLCDVLSVANPDLADIPFG from the coding sequence atggagcaatcaaaaattatagatatgttggagacgtatcaatatgctgGTCGTCTTTATCACACCTTTAAAGAGGCTTGTTCCACGCGTGGTTTGTTAAGAGACGATAACGAGTGGTACATAGCGTTTGATGAAGCGGTTGTCTGGGGGTTTGGGCATCGACTTAGAGAGCTGTTTGTGACTATGCTCATGCATTGTTCTATCAGGGATGAGATGGGTTTCTTTGAACGTTACTGCGTTAGCATGTATGATGATATCCAGCATAGGTTGCGGCATGCCCTGGGTAATCCAAACTATGTTGTTCCTCCTGAAAGATTAAGAAATATGCTTCTTAACGAGTTGGTCGACATTTTCTTGAAACATGGTTCTGATATAAGAAGTTTTAACTTGCCATCTCGCTCTAGCGAAGGTGAGCAGTCTGATGATAATCGCCTTATTCGTGAGGAACTGTCTTATGATGCATGTGCTCTGTCTAAACAGTCCTTGGTTATGTTTGCCAGTTTAAATGAGGACCAGTTGGTTGCTTATAAGACAATTGTAGAGTGTGTGAAGGCGGGGAAATCGGGCTTTTTTGTCTCTGGGTATGGTGGTACTGGGAAGACTTACCTATGGAGTGCAATATGTGATTTCCTTAGGGGCGAGAGGAAGATAGTGCTTACTGTTGCGTCGTCGGGCATTGCGTCACTGTTGTTGCCTGGTGGTAGAACTGCTCATTCTCGCTTTAAGATACCTATTCTTCTTGAAGATAATACGCAATGTGATATTAAAAGAGGCTCTAAGCTTTATAAGTTGCTGATGGTATCTTCGCTTGTTATTTGGGACGAGGCGCTTATGACACACAGGAAATGCTTTGAGGCTGTAGATAGAACTTTGTGTGATGTCCTCTCTGTGGCTAATCCAGATCTTGCGGATATTCCATTCGGTTGA